A DNA window from Paenibacillus andongensis contains the following coding sequences:
- the rplN gene encoding 50S ribosomal protein L14 — protein MIQPFTRLAVADNSGAKQLMCIRVLGGTGRRVGHIGDLIVCSVKEATPGGVVKKGDVVKAVIVRTKSGARRKDGSYISFDENAAVIVKEDKSPRGTRIFGPVARELRDRDFMKIVSLAPEVI, from the coding sequence ATGATTCAACCATTTACTCGTTTGGCTGTCGCTGACAACTCAGGTGCGAAACAATTAATGTGTATCCGCGTTTTGGGTGGTACTGGTCGTCGCGTTGGTCACATTGGTGATTTGATCGTCTGTTCAGTAAAAGAAGCAACACCAGGTGGCGTTGTCAAAAAAGGTGACGTTGTTAAAGCAGTTATCGTTCGTACGAAGAGCGGTGCTCGCCGTAAAGACGGATCATATATCTCATTTGATGAGAATGCGGCTGTTATCGTGAAAGAAGATAAAAGTCCACGTGGTACACGTATCTTTGGACCAGTTGCACGCGAACTTCGTGACAGAGACTTCATGAAGATCGTATCCTTGGCTCCAGAAGTTATCTAA
- the rplV gene encoding 50S ribosomal protein L22, whose amino-acid sequence MQAKAILNHARIAPRKAKLVVDLIRGKAVGEAIAILRHTPKAASPILEKLLNSAIANAEHNYSLDPNKLVVTETFVNQGPTMKRFQQRAMGRASAIKKRTSHITIVVSEK is encoded by the coding sequence ATGCAAGCTAAAGCAATATTGAACCACGCTCGGATTGCTCCTCGTAAAGCAAAGCTAGTTGTTGACTTGATTCGGGGAAAAGCGGTAGGCGAAGCGATTGCGATTCTGCGTCACACACCTAAAGCAGCTTCTCCAATCCTGGAGAAACTATTGAATTCCGCAATTGCCAATGCAGAGCATAACTATTCATTAGATCCTAATAAATTAGTGGTAACTGAGACGTTTGTTAACCAAGGACCTACAATGAAAAGGTTCCAACAACGTGCAATGGGCCGCGCTAGCGCGATCAAAAAACGTACCAGCCACATTACAATCGTGGTATCTGAAAAATAA
- the rplW gene encoding 50S ribosomal protein L23, with protein sequence MKNPRDIIKRPIITERTSDLMANKKYVFEVDLRANKTEIKQAIEAIFKVKVTNVNTLRMPAKPKRYGKHSGYTSIWKKAIVSLSAESKELEFFESV encoded by the coding sequence ATGAAAAATCCACGCGACATTATCAAGCGCCCGATCATCACTGAGCGTACAAGCGACCTAATGGCTAACAAAAAGTATGTTTTCGAAGTGGATCTTCGCGCTAACAAAACAGAAATTAAACAAGCTATTGAAGCTATCTTCAAAGTAAAAGTTACAAATGTAAACACATTGAGAATGCCAGCTAAGCCAAAACGTTATGGCAAACACTCCGGTTACACTTCCATTTGGAAGAAAGCTATCGTGTCCCTGAGCGCAGAAAGCAAAGAATTGGAATTCTTTGAATCGGTATAA
- the rplX gene encoding 50S ribosomal protein L24 translates to MPRLKKRLESHNNKLHVKKDDTVFVITGKDKGKKGRVIAAYPRQNRVLVEGVNMVKKHAKPSQQNPQGGILNQEAAIHVSNVMLIDPKSGKPTRVGYKVLDNGTKVRIAKKSGEVID, encoded by the coding sequence ATGCCAAGATTAAAAAAGAGATTAGAATCTCATAACAATAAACTGCACGTGAAAAAAGACGATACGGTTTTTGTAATCACTGGTAAAGACAAAGGTAAGAAGGGTCGCGTTATCGCTGCTTATCCTCGTCAAAACCGTGTGCTTGTAGAAGGTGTGAACATGGTTAAGAAACATGCGAAACCATCTCAACAAAATCCACAAGGCGGTATCTTGAATCAAGAAGCTGCAATCCACGTTTCTAACGTGATGCTAATTGATCCTAAGAGCGGCAAACCTACTCGCGTAGGATACAAAGTATTGGATAACGGAACTAAAGTTCGTATCGCGAAAAAATCCGGCGAAG
- the rplC gene encoding 50S ribosomal protein L3 produces the protein MKGILGKKLGMTQLFTPEGNVVPVTVIQAGPCVVLQKKDVDNDGYESIQIGFDDVKASRIIKPELGHAKKAGATPKRYVKEIRGIQLGDYEVGQELKADLFTEGEFVDVTGTSKGKGFQGNIKRHNQSTGPMAHGSRYHRGPGSMGSIQANRVPKGKKLPGHMGNETVTLQNLQIIKVDAERNVLLVKGSIPGPKNSYVSVKSAVKK, from the coding sequence ATGAAAGGTATCTTAGGAAAAAAACTTGGGATGACACAGTTGTTTACTCCGGAGGGCAATGTAGTTCCGGTAACTGTCATTCAAGCGGGACCATGTGTGGTACTGCAAAAGAAAGATGTGGATAACGACGGTTATGAGTCGATCCAAATCGGTTTTGATGATGTTAAAGCTAGCAGAATCATTAAACCAGAGCTTGGCCATGCGAAAAAAGCAGGGGCAACACCTAAGCGCTACGTTAAAGAAATTCGTGGCATTCAGTTGGGTGACTATGAAGTTGGTCAAGAGCTGAAAGCAGATCTGTTCACAGAGGGCGAATTCGTTGATGTAACGGGTACTTCCAAAGGTAAAGGTTTCCAAGGTAACATCAAAAGACATAACCAATCCACTGGCCCGATGGCTCACGGATCACGTTATCACCGCGGACCAGGTTCCATGGGTTCGATTCAAGCAAACCGCGTTCCTAAAGGTAAGAAATTGCCAGGGCACATGGGTAACGAAACAGTAACTTTGCAAAACTTGCAAATCATTAAAGTAGATGCTGAACGTAATGTATTGCTAGTTAAAGGTTCCATTCCGGGCCCTAAAAACAGCTACGTTAGCGTGAAGTCTGCTGTTAAAAAGTAA
- the rpsQ gene encoding 30S ribosomal protein S17: protein MAERNDRKVLIGKVVSDKMDKTIVVAVETYKKHDLYHKRIKYTKKFKAHDENNQAKIGDTVKISETRPLSKDKSWRLVEITEVGVVI from the coding sequence ATGGCTGAACGTAACGATCGTAAAGTTTTGATCGGTAAAGTTGTCAGCGATAAAATGGATAAAACCATTGTTGTTGCTGTCGAAACTTACAAAAAACATGATCTCTATCACAAGAGAATCAAATATACGAAAAAATTTAAAGCGCACGATGAAAACAACCAAGCTAAAATTGGTGACACTGTGAAAATCAGTGAAACTAGACCGTTATCCAAAGATAAAAGCTGGAGACTGGTTGAAATTACTGAAGTTGGCGTTGTTATCTAA
- the rplP gene encoding 50S ribosomal protein L16, whose amino-acid sequence MLVPKRVKHRKEHRGNMKGRAKGGTEVAFGEYGLQAVEPAWVTNRQIEAARIAMTRYIKRGGKVWIKIFPAKPVTQKPLEVRMGSGKGNVEKWVAVVKPGKILFELAGVSEEVAREAMRLAAHKLPIKTKFVKREEVGGEANEG is encoded by the coding sequence ATGTTAGTGCCTAAACGTGTAAAACACCGTAAAGAACACCGCGGTAACATGAAAGGTCGCGCTAAAGGCGGAACGGAAGTAGCTTTTGGCGAATATGGTCTGCAAGCGGTAGAACCGGCTTGGGTAACAAACCGTCAAATCGAAGCAGCACGTATTGCCATGACACGTTATATCAAACGTGGTGGTAAAGTATGGATTAAAATTTTCCCAGCTAAACCAGTTACACAAAAGCCGCTTGAAGTCCGTATGGGTAGTGGTAAAGGTAACGTGGAGAAATGGGTAGCAGTAGTAAAACCGGGTAAAATTTTGTTTGAACTTGCTGGTGTAAGTGAAGAGGTCGCTCGTGAAGCGATGCGTCTTGCTGCTCACAAGCTTCCAATCAAAACGAAATTCGTGAAAAGAGAAGAAGTAGGCGGTGAAGCAAATGAAGGGTAG
- the rpsS gene encoding 30S ribosomal protein S19, translating into MGRSLKKGPFIDGYLLKKVEDLNTSSKKLVIKTWSRRSTIYPQFVGHTFGVYDGRKHVPVYVTEDMVGHKLGEFAPTRTYKGHDDDKKTGKR; encoded by the coding sequence ATGGGTCGCAGCTTAAAGAAGGGTCCATTTATTGATGGATACTTACTGAAAAAAGTAGAAGACTTGAACACTTCCAGCAAAAAACTGGTTATCAAAACGTGGTCCCGTCGTTCTACGATTTACCCGCAATTCGTTGGTCACACTTTCGGAGTATATGATGGAAGAAAACACGTGCCTGTGTATGTAACCGAAGATATGGTTGGACACAAGCTTGGTGAATTTGCACCAACTCGTACTTACAAAGGTCATGATGACGACAAGAAAACCGGAAAACGTTAA
- the rplD gene encoding 50S ribosomal protein L4 — protein sequence MPKVALYNVTGAQVGEVELSDVVFGIEPHVHAIHEAVLLQQAAVRQGTHKTKGRSEVRGGGRKPWKQKGTGRARQGSIRAPQWKGGGTVFGPTPRSYGFKLPRKVRRLAIKSALSSKLIDNNLIVLDQLQLNAPKTKDFVAILNNLKVDRKVLVVGVANDSNVALSARNIPGVKFVAADGVNVLDVMLYDKLIITQEAVQKVEEVLAQ from the coding sequence ATGCCAAAAGTAGCTTTATATAATGTAACAGGTGCTCAGGTAGGAGAAGTTGAACTGTCTGACGTTGTTTTCGGAATTGAGCCTCACGTTCACGCGATTCACGAAGCTGTTCTTTTGCAACAAGCAGCTGTGCGTCAAGGAACACACAAAACAAAAGGTCGTTCGGAAGTTCGCGGCGGTGGTCGTAAACCTTGGAAACAAAAAGGTACAGGTCGTGCGCGTCAAGGTAGTATTCGTGCTCCACAGTGGAAAGGCGGCGGTACCGTATTCGGACCGACACCTCGCAGCTATGGTTTCAAATTGCCTAGAAAAGTTCGTCGCTTAGCGATCAAATCCGCTTTGTCCTCGAAACTTATCGATAACAACTTGATCGTATTGGATCAGCTTCAATTGAACGCTCCAAAAACGAAGGACTTCGTAGCTATTTTGAACAACCTCAAAGTAGACCGTAAAGTATTAGTTGTAGGCGTTGCTAACGACTCCAATGTTGCTTTATCTGCTCGCAATATCCCAGGTGTGAAATTCGTTGCTGCTGATGGTGTTAATGTTCTTGATGTCATGTTGTATGACAAACTGATCATTACACAAGAAGCTGTACAGAAAGTTGAGGAGGTGCTTGCACAATGA
- the rpsC gene encoding 30S ribosomal protein S3: MGQKVNPVGLRIGIIRDWESKWFAEKDFGTLLLEDVKIREYLKNKLKDSAVSHIDIERAANRVNVTIHTAKPGMVIGKGGAEVEVIRNYIASMSNKKVHINISEIKSPDLDAILVAEAVALQLERRVSFRRAMKQAMQRTMRSGAKGIKIATSGRLGGAEIARTEGYSEGTVPLHTLRADIDYGTAEAATTYGRIGVKVWIYRGEVLPTAKKKAQPEGGN, encoded by the coding sequence GTGGGTCAGAAAGTCAACCCGGTAGGCCTTAGAATTGGTATTATTCGTGATTGGGAGTCCAAATGGTTCGCAGAGAAAGATTTCGGAACTCTGTTGCTTGAAGACGTCAAAATCCGCGAATACTTAAAAAATAAACTTAAAGACTCAGCAGTTTCCCACATCGATATCGAGCGCGCGGCTAACCGTGTGAACGTAACGATTCATACTGCTAAACCAGGAATGGTTATTGGTAAAGGTGGAGCTGAAGTTGAAGTAATTCGCAACTACATCGCTAGCATGTCCAATAAAAAAGTACACATTAACATTTCTGAAATCAAAAGCCCAGATCTTGATGCAATTCTCGTAGCTGAAGCTGTAGCACTTCAATTGGAACGTCGTGTTTCATTCCGTCGTGCGATGAAGCAAGCTATGCAAAGAACAATGAGATCCGGCGCTAAAGGTATCAAAATTGCAACTAGCGGACGTCTTGGCGGTGCTGAGATCGCTCGTACGGAAGGATATAGCGAAGGAACAGTTCCACTTCATACGCTTCGTGCGGATATCGACTATGGTACAGCAGAAGCAGCCACTACTTATGGCCGTATCGGTGTAAAAGTATGGATTTATCGTGGAGAAGTGCTTCCGACAGCTAAGAAAAAGGCTCAGCCGGAAGGAGGAAATTAA
- the rpsJ gene encoding 30S ribosomal protein S10, with protein sequence MAKQKIRIRLKAYDHRIIDQSAEKIVETAKRSGAGVSGPIPLPTEKQIITILRAVHKYKDSREQFEMRTHKRLIDIVNPTPQTVDALMRLDLPSGVDIEIKL encoded by the coding sequence ATGGCAAAGCAAAAAATTCGTATCCGTTTGAAAGCTTATGATCACAGAATTATTGATCAATCAGCTGAGAAAATCGTGGAAACTGCCAAGCGTTCCGGTGCAGGTGTATCCGGTCCGATTCCGCTTCCGACAGAGAAGCAAATCATCACGATTCTTCGTGCGGTGCACAAGTACAAGGATTCGCGTGAGCAATTCGAAATGCGTACGCATAAGCGTCTTATCGATATTGTGAATCCAACACCACAAACAGTTGATGCTCTAATGCGTTTAGACTTACCGTCTGGCGTTGATATCGAGATCAAACTGTAA
- the rplB gene encoding 50S ribosomal protein L2: MPIKKYKPTSPARRAMSVSTFEEITTSTPEKSLLAPLFKHAGRNNQGKITVRHHGGGHKRKYRIIDFKRTKDGIPGRVATVEYDPNRSANIALIHYADGEKKYIIAPKGLKVDDRIVSGPQADIKVGNALPLENIPVGTVIHNIELKPGKGAQLVRAAGTEAQLLGKEETYVTIRLSSGEVRKVLKVCRATIGSVGNEDHELVKIGKAGRNRWKGNRPQVRGVVMNPNDHPHGGGEGRAPIGRKSPMSPWGKPTLGFKTRKKGKASDKYIVRRRTK; the protein is encoded by the coding sequence GTGCCAATTAAAAAATATAAACCAACCTCACCAGCTCGACGTGCGATGTCGGTTTCTACTTTTGAAGAAATCACAACATCAACACCGGAGAAATCATTGCTTGCTCCTTTGTTCAAGCATGCTGGTCGTAACAACCAAGGTAAAATTACGGTTCGTCACCATGGCGGTGGACACAAACGTAAATACCGTATTATCGATTTCAAACGTACTAAAGATGGAATACCAGGACGCGTTGCTACAGTTGAGTACGATCCTAACCGTTCCGCGAACATCGCATTGATTCATTATGCAGATGGCGAGAAAAAATACATCATCGCTCCTAAAGGTCTTAAAGTGGACGATCGTATCGTTTCTGGACCACAAGCAGATATCAAAGTAGGTAACGCTCTTCCATTGGAAAACATTCCGGTTGGTACAGTTATCCACAACATCGAGTTGAAGCCTGGTAAAGGTGCACAACTAGTGCGCGCTGCCGGTACGGAAGCTCAACTTCTTGGTAAAGAAGAAACTTACGTAACCATTCGCCTTTCATCTGGTGAAGTTCGTAAAGTCCTTAAAGTTTGCCGCGCAACAATCGGTTCTGTTGGTAACGAAGATCACGAGCTCGTGAAAATCGGTAAAGCAGGACGTAATCGTTGGAAAGGCAATCGTCCACAAGTTCGTGGGGTCGTAATGAACCCGAATGATCACCCACACGGTGGTGGTGAAGGACGTGCACCAATCGGACGTAAATCACCTATGTCACCATGGGGTAAACCGACGCTTGGTTTCAAAACTCGTAAAAAAGGCAAAGCTTCCGATAAATACATTGTACGTCGCCGTACGAAGTAA
- the rpmC gene encoding 50S ribosomal protein L29, with product MKGSEFRNLTTAEIEQKVNGFKEELFNLRFQLATGQLDNPTQIRDLRKEIARAKTILRERELGIG from the coding sequence ATGAAGGGTAGTGAATTCCGGAACTTAACCACTGCTGAAATCGAGCAAAAAGTTAATGGTTTTAAAGAAGAACTCTTTAACCTCCGTTTTCAACTAGCTACTGGTCAATTGGACAACCCGACTCAAATTCGTGATTTGCGTAAAGAGATCGCTCGTGCCAAGACTATTTTGCGTGAAAGAGAATTGGGGATTGGCTAA